One Setaria viridis chromosome 3, Setaria_viridis_v4.0, whole genome shotgun sequence DNA window includes the following coding sequences:
- the LOC117850705 gene encoding uncharacterized protein produces MDGTASRPAAMAEQPAGTAGEGASTEGPKDPSWEYRLRKYLLLLATLVATVTYGAAFNPPGGVWQEGDPSRDRIAGDPIIRETSYARYLVFFYSNATAFASSLVVIVLVLILSILHDRGGISLAPVLAILRLVMVLDLLSLMVAYAAGTFRDGLTAIYSLVLLASVVAYLAVHTLLASFPASDEQRMDRRAVAKVHKVLMLLASLTAPADKGKDGAPEKKMDKGEDESPEHAGESEAERADKSALLRLRKVLMLLATFAVSVTYVAGLSAPGGFWDNDGGGHRPGRAILKGGRHDARLKAFFVFNTTAFVASLLIIIILLDKKLAFSKNFRSVELYVFIAVTLIGLVGAYSAGSCRQIDTTIYVNSLVGAVIGFILVQAAIVKFCKDAITNSCLWKQLKRIRDKVSGCLCGTEQSCLEQSTQRQPNTGNSNGSAKQQVHQVLERARSLVLLLATLAAAITYQAGLNPPGGLWQRADAGGRYMAGDPILLTTNPKRYKAFYYCNSVAFVASLVAIVLVRMKTLHHHNALEAAMILDLLGLIGAYAAGSCRDVNTSIHAMALAGAVLVYVVIHLVLVDRKDGSTRGQDQASPENEEEEKAKRLEKRRKRLLLFAILAATITYQAGLTPPSGFLLKDDQATGHLAGDPVLLNNYPRRYTAFFYCNSVSFMLSIALIIVLVNPNLYRPAIRTNALSVCTAAGMMSIMGAYAAGSTQHLKTSIYIFALAAFVLFVVIVAVVFLVIHEKRDQRDKAKKKKDRKAEQASKERDNGAEKPSASLETDADLEKNLKPENDAEKPSTKETPKTEDEVLQKKLNAKRKYLMLLGILVASITYQAGLAPPGGVWQDDGAGHAAGDPVMHDNRRHRYLAFFYSNSTSFVASVVVIVLLLPPSLNKKWWSWWLGVMNTTIVLDLLGLLIAYAAGSSRSWKTAGYVSALVIAVLAYFVVHVAVSCFLRSKRGDSSGHSDRQNKGANGQSPARSN; encoded by the exons ATGGATGGCACGgcgagccggccggcggcgatggcggagcagcccgccggcaccgccgggGAGGGCGCGAGTACGGAAGGACCCAAGGACCCGTCGTGGGAGTACAGGCTGCGCAAGTACCTCCTGCTGCTAGCCACGCTGGTGGCCACCGTAACGTACGGCGCGGCGTTCAACCCGCCCGGCGGCGTGTGGCAGGAGGGCGACCCCTCCCGCGACCGCATCGCCGGCGACCCCATCATCCGGGAGACCAGCTACGCCCGCTACCTGGTCTTCTTCTACAGCAACGCCACCGCTTTTGCCTCCTCgctcgtcgtcatcgtcctcgtCCTCATCCTGTCCATCCTGCACGACCGGGGCGGGATCAGCCTGGCGCCGGTGCTCGCCATACTCCGGCTCGTCATGGTCCTAGACCTGCTCAGCCTCATGGTCGCCTACGCCGCCGGCACGTTCCGGGACGGGCTCACGGCCATCTACTCCTTGGTCCTGCTCGCCAGCGTCGTCGCCTACCTCGCCGTCCACACGTTGCTGGCCTCATTTCCGGCGTCGGACGAGCAGAGGATGGACAGGAGGGCGGTCGCGAAGGTCCACAAggtgctgatgctgctggcctCGTTGACGGCGCCGGCGGACAAGGGGAAAGACGGCGCGCCCGAGAAGAAGATGGACAAGGGGGAGGATGAGTCGCCGGAGCATGCCGGCGAATCGGAGGCGGAGAGGGCGGACAAGAGCGCGCTGCTGCGGCTCCGCAAggtgctgatgctgctggccaCGTTCGCCGTCAGCGTCACGTACGTCGCCGGCCTCAGCGCGCCGGGAGGATTCTGGgacaacgacggcggcggccaccgcccaGGCCGGGCCATTCTCAAGGGCGGACGCCACGACGCGCGCCTCAAGGCCTTCTTCGTCTTCAACACCACCGCCTTCGTCGCGTCcctgctcatcatcatcattctcCTGGACAAGAAGCTTGCCTTCAGCAAGAATTTTCGGTCGGTCGAGCTCTACGTCTTCATCGCCGTCACGCTCATCGGCCTCGTCGGGGCGTACTCCGCCGGCAGCTGCCGGCAGATTGACACTACCATCTATGTCAACTCTCTGGTTGGTGCCGTCATTGGTTTCATTCTCGTTCAAGCGGCCATTGTTAAGTTTTGCAAAGATGCCATAACGAACAGCTGCTTGTGGAAACAACTAAAACGCATCCGTGATAAAGTGTCAGGATGTCTGTGTGGCACAGAACAATCTTGTTTGGAGCAGAGCACTCAACGACAGCCAAACACTGGCAATTCCAATGGCAG TGCCAAGCAGCAAGTACATCAAGTGCTGGAGAGGGCTCGCTCTCTTGTTCTGCTGCTCGCCACTCTCGCAGCGGCCATCACCTACCAAGCAGGCCTGAACCCACCGGGCGGCCTCTGGCAGCGCGCCGATGCCGGCGGCCGCTACATGGCCGGCGACCCAATCCTGCTGACCACAAACCCCAAGCGGTACAAGGCCTTCTACTACTGCAACTCTGTCGCCTTCGTGGCCTCCCTGGTAGCCATCGTCCTCGTCCGGATGAAGACACTGCACCACCACAACGCCCTGGAGGCTGCCATGATACTGGACCTACTGGGCCTCATCGGCGCATACGCCGCCGGGAGCTGCCGGGACGTCAACACCTCAATCCACGCCATGGCCTTGGCCGGCGCGGTCCTCGTCTACGTGGTGATCCATCTTGTATTGGTGGACCGCAAGGACGGCAGCACAAGAGGGCAGGATCAAGCTTCACCGgagaacgaggaggaggaaaaggctAAGCGGTTGGAGAAGAGGCGCAAGCGGCTGCTCCTCTTCGCGATCTTGGCGGCCACCATCACCTACCAAGCCGGCCTGACCCCGCCGAGCGGCTTCCTGCTCAAGGACGATCAAGCAACCGggcacctcgccggcgacccCGTGCTGCTCAACAACTACCCGCGCCGTTACACGGCATTCTTCTACTGCAACTCGGTGAGCTTCATGCTGTCCATCGCGCTCATTATCGTCCTCGTAAACCCCAACCTTTACCGGCCCGCCATCCGGACCAACGCTCTGTCTGTTTGCACGGCGGCGGGCATGATGAGTATCATGGGCGCATACGCCGCCGGCAGCACGCAGCATCTCAAGACATCCATCTACATCTTCGCATTGGCGGCGTTCGTCCTCTTTGTGGTCATAGTGGCTGTTGTGTTCTTGGTCATCCATGAGAAAAGGGATCAGAGGGACAaagctaaaaagaaaaaagacagGAAAGCAGAGCAGGCATCCAAGGAACGGGACAACGGAGCAGAGAAACCCAGTGCCTCCCTGGAAACAGATGCAGACTTGGAGAAGAACCTGAAACCAGAGAACGATGCAGAGAAGCCGTCTACcaaggagaccccgaagacagAAGATGAGGTACTACAAAAGAAGCTGAACGCCAAGCGCAAGTATCTCATGCTGCTGGGAATCCTGGTGGCGAGCATCACCTACCAGGCCGGCCTGGCACCGCCTGGCGGGGTCTGGCAGGATGACGGAGCCGGGCACGCTGCGGGCGACCCGGTGATGCACGACAACCGGAGGCACCGGTACCTGGCCTTCTTCTACAGCAACTCCACCTCCTTCGTTGCGTCCGTCGTGGTCATCGTCCTCCTGCTGCCTCCGTCGCTGAACAAGAAGTGGTGGAGCTGGTGGCTCGGGGTGATGAACACGACGATCGTGCTGGACCTGCTCGGCCTCCTGATCGCTTACGCCGCCGGCTCCAGCCGGTCGTGGAAGACCGCCGGATACGTCTCCGCGCTCGTCATCGCCGTGCTGGCCTATTTCGTGGTCCATGTGGCTGTATCGTGCTTCTTGAGAAGTAAAAGAGGAGACAGCTCCGGCCACTCCGACCGTCAGAACAAAGGGGCAAATGGACAGAGTCCAGCTCGCTCAAACTAA